One window of Thermocoleostomius sinensis A174 genomic DNA carries:
- a CDS encoding PAS domain S-box protein, translating to MLQTVGTVALVCYFCHRTTQATIEGLANELTQEVGDRIRLALEGYLKAPEQINQLNAAAIQDGSLDWTNLSQLEQHFVKQLQILPDASAITIATEQRKFLSIGKFNTTGLVIRRFDETTNNRLNYYSASTDGRIEQLQESQSEFDPHNHPPGKSWYAAVKASQHPTWRLLVSSAQGRNQPILKVAHFLPVYDRSNQFQGVVSSAFYLTQMGDFLGQLEIGQTGQAFIVDQAGFLVATSTGEVPFLRQINWGDAQQLDPERHRLRAIDSQDPVTRTAARWLLEPPAGQHRERWRGVEPTSSSIPSSSLELPQASHFTFDRQRYFLHVTPLRHDNQLNWTIVTVVPEADFTGTIAQNTENAVFISAMTLLLSMALSAYLAQWITRPITRLNAAAKRIAQGDFDSTINSHRPDELGELSRSFDEMVLQLKSAFAGLRVLNQALVDSEHRIKQILETLPIGVSMHRSDGSIVYLNTTGRQLLDVPDEFPDTSIEAMPQTYHLYYSGSDRFYSADQLPPIRALRGEQVTVDDIEIRRNQHIIPLQVHSMPLLDSYGNVIASINTFQDITDRKMAEKMLSDYNRDLEAQVAERTRALQESEARNRAVLSAIPDLITIISGDGIYLDAIRYNSFLSLVPDTVNPIGKHMSELLPPEMVEQKLQAIHAALSTQTVQTYEQEVWIGDRQQYEEARVVPYGKNSVMFIIRDVTARRLAEKALRASEERLREIAQTVSQIFFARSATTGQFLYISPAYERIWNRSCESLYQDPDSWLEAVHPDDRPYVEASVKQQFQGHSVKRQYRMIRPDGSIRWISNEVTLIRDASGQPLRFVGFAEDITDRKRTEDALRQSEAQYRAMVEDQTELVCRFLPDGTLTFVNSTYCQYFGKQPEELIGQTFLPLIPEADQIIVQTNFASLSIENPFVTYEHRVILPSGEVRWQQWTDRAIFNEHKQLVEYHAVGRDITERKHAEAELRAQQQFLRNIIDVVPSCIFVKDRDGRYLVVNRAGAEMYGRSIDEILGKRDRDFNPDTAQVAQFLASNREVMATRQPKVIQAEALTNQHGETRWYKTVINPFIDAEGQVQGVIGSSTDITDFKRVEEEMRSSKEVAETASRTKSAFLANMSHELRTPLNAILGFTQLITRDRNLTPLQQEQLTIINRNGEYLLQLINDVLSISKIEAGRTTLEEHSFDLYALLDTLEGMFRLRADAKGLYFSCQRSIDVPQFIYADERKLRQIITNLLDNALKFTDRGSVTLSVRLHPPTPNSQLPTPLIHLLFDVTDTGVGIAATELSTVFDAFVQSESGRKSLYGTGLGLTISRRFVQLMGGEIQVTSEVGRGTSFQFNIVVRPVAADTVQVGHTSRRIVRLANPQTRYRILVADDTDTNRQLLVRWLSLVGFEVREASNGQEAIEQWQQFAPHLIWMDMRMPVMDGFEAVRQIRRQEQALGIWEPEELEHRIEQAEAGLPQYSLDRPVLPTIIIAVTAAVFEEEQPRILAVGCDDIVVKPCSEAIIFEKMAQYLHVEYLYDDKAAINQQNGYGGQGYSSQLVTLAKSTDPLLLSALQSMPTDWLMQLNYAARRANEREILQLLEAIPGSQSHLKEAIVELMQSFQLDHLIQLTQPPRSSKAYEC from the coding sequence ATGCTACAGACAGTGGGAACGGTAGCGTTAGTCTGCTATTTCTGCCATCGCACAACGCAAGCAACGATTGAAGGGTTGGCCAATGAGCTAACCCAAGAAGTAGGCGATCGCATTCGCTTAGCGCTTGAAGGTTACCTCAAAGCCCCTGAACAAATTAATCAACTCAACGCGGCAGCGATTCAAGACGGGTCGCTCGATTGGACAAACCTCAGCCAACTAGAGCAGCACTTTGTCAAGCAATTGCAAATTTTGCCAGATGCTAGCGCGATTACCATCGCTACCGAGCAACGAAAATTTTTGTCGATCGGCAAATTCAACACCACCGGATTGGTGATTCGTCGATTTGATGAAACAACGAACAACCGACTTAACTATTATTCGGCAAGCACCGACGGGCGTATCGAACAACTGCAAGAAAGCCAAAGCGAATTTGATCCCCACAACCATCCGCCTGGCAAGTCCTGGTATGCCGCCGTCAAAGCCAGTCAGCACCCTACTTGGCGGCTGCTAGTTTCATCGGCGCAGGGGCGAAATCAGCCAATTTTGAAGGTAGCGCATTTTCTGCCCGTATACGATCGCAGCAATCAATTTCAGGGAGTTGTCAGTTCGGCCTTTTACCTAACTCAAATGGGCGACTTCCTTGGACAACTAGAGATTGGTCAAACGGGACAAGCCTTTATTGTGGATCAAGCTGGGTTTTTGGTGGCCACCTCAACTGGAGAAGTGCCATTTCTACGCCAGATCAATTGGGGGGATGCGCAACAGCTTGATCCAGAGCGCCACCGTCTGCGAGCAATTGATAGTCAAGATCCGGTGACTCGAACTGCGGCCCGATGGCTTTTAGAACCACCAGCAGGTCAGCACAGAGAGCGTTGGCGTGGAGTTGAACCAACAAGTTCCTCTATCCCATCTTCTTCGCTAGAGTTGCCCCAAGCATCGCATTTTACATTCGATCGACAGCGCTATTTCTTGCACGTTACGCCATTACGCCATGATAACCAATTGAACTGGACTATTGTGACGGTCGTGCCAGAAGCGGACTTTACAGGAACCATTGCACAAAATACTGAGAACGCCGTGTTCATCAGTGCTATGACCTTGCTGCTGTCGATGGCTCTCAGTGCCTATCTGGCCCAATGGATCACTCGACCCATCACTCGGCTGAATGCGGCCGCTAAGCGAATTGCTCAAGGAGATTTTGACAGCACAATCAACAGTCATCGGCCAGATGAGCTAGGAGAACTGTCGCGATCGTTCGATGAGATGGTATTGCAACTAAAAAGTGCATTTGCCGGTTTGCGCGTTCTCAACCAAGCGTTAGTAGACAGTGAACATCGGATTAAACAAATTCTGGAAACGCTGCCGATTGGAGTCTCAATGCACCGATCGGATGGATCGATCGTGTACCTCAACACAACTGGCAGACAGTTGTTGGATGTTCCGGATGAGTTTCCCGACACGTCAATTGAAGCCATGCCGCAGACCTATCATCTCTATTACAGCGGCAGCGATCGATTCTATTCAGCCGACCAATTGCCGCCCATTCGTGCTTTGCGGGGTGAACAAGTCACGGTTGACGATATCGAAATTCGTCGCAATCAACACATTATTCCGTTGCAAGTGCATTCGATGCCGCTGCTGGACTCTTATGGGAATGTCATCGCTTCGATCAACACCTTTCAAGACATTACCGATCGCAAGATGGCTGAAAAAATGCTGTCGGACTATAACCGCGATTTAGAAGCCCAGGTTGCCGAGCGTACCCGCGCCTTGCAGGAGAGTGAAGCACGCAACCGAGCCGTGCTTTCGGCCATTCCCGACCTGATCACAATCATCAGTGGTGATGGAATTTATCTAGATGCCATTCGCTACAACTCGTTTTTGAGTTTGGTTCCGGATACCGTTAACCCCATTGGGAAACACATGAGTGAGCTATTGCCCCCTGAGATGGTGGAACAGAAACTCCAAGCCATTCACGCGGCTCTCTCTACGCAAACGGTGCAAACCTACGAACAAGAAGTTTGGATTGGCGATCGCCAGCAATATGAAGAAGCACGAGTGGTGCCGTATGGCAAAAACTCGGTTATGTTCATCATTCGCGACGTTACGGCCCGTCGCCTGGCCGAAAAAGCACTGCGCGCCAGTGAGGAACGCCTACGAGAAATTGCCCAGACGGTCAGTCAAATTTTCTTTGCGCGATCGGCCACAACCGGACAGTTTCTTTATATCAGCCCAGCGTATGAGCGCATTTGGAATCGCAGTTGCGAGAGTTTGTACCAAGATCCAGATTCTTGGTTAGAGGCAGTACATCCCGACGATCGCCCTTATGTAGAAGCCTCGGTCAAACAGCAATTTCAAGGACACTCAGTGAAGCGACAATATCGTATGATTCGGCCGGATGGCTCGATTCGCTGGATTTCCAATGAAGTTACTCTGATTCGGGATGCCAGTGGGCAGCCTTTACGATTTGTGGGATTTGCCGAAGATATCACCGATCGCAAACGAACCGAAGACGCCTTGCGCCAAAGTGAGGCCCAATATCGGGCGATGGTGGAAGATCAAACTGAACTGGTCTGTCGATTTTTGCCCGACGGCACACTCACATTCGTCAACAGCACCTATTGTCAGTATTTCGGCAAGCAGCCAGAAGAACTGATTGGGCAAACGTTTCTGCCTTTAATTCCTGAGGCAGATCAGATTATTGTTCAAACCAACTTTGCCAGCTTGTCGATCGAGAATCCTTTTGTCACCTATGAACATCGAGTCATCTTACCAAGCGGAGAGGTACGCTGGCAGCAATGGACAGATCGGGCGATTTTTAATGAACACAAGCAATTGGTGGAATATCATGCGGTTGGTCGTGACATCACCGAACGCAAACACGCCGAGGCTGAACTGAGAGCACAGCAGCAATTTTTACGGAATATTATCGACGTTGTCCCTAGCTGCATTTTCGTCAAAGACCGCGACGGGCGCTATCTGGTAGTCAACCGGGCCGGGGCAGAGATGTATGGCAGATCAATCGACGAGATTTTAGGAAAACGCGATCGAGACTTTAATCCTGACACAGCACAAGTGGCACAATTTTTAGCCAGCAATCGCGAGGTCATGGCAACTCGGCAACCCAAAGTGATTCAGGCTGAAGCCCTGACTAATCAACACGGCGAAACTCGCTGGTATAAAACGGTGATCAATCCGTTCATAGATGCAGAAGGACAGGTGCAAGGGGTGATCGGTTCCTCGACCGACATTACCGACTTTAAACGGGTGGAAGAAGAAATGCGATCGTCCAAAGAAGTAGCAGAGACCGCCAGCCGCACCAAGAGTGCCTTTCTAGCAAACATGAGCCACGAATTGCGCACTCCCCTCAATGCTATTTTGGGCTTTACTCAATTGATTACCCGCGATCGCAACCTCACTCCCCTGCAACAGGAGCAACTCACCATCATCAATCGCAATGGCGAGTACCTACTGCAACTAATCAACGATGTGCTGTCTATTTCCAAGATTGAAGCAGGACGCACCACCCTAGAAGAACACAGCTTCGATCTATATGCCCTGCTTGATACCCTAGAAGGCATGTTTCGGTTGCGGGCCGATGCCAAAGGACTGTACTTTAGCTGCCAGCGATCGATCGATGTGCCACAATTCATCTACGCTGATGAACGCAAGCTGCGGCAAATTATCACTAACCTCCTCGATAATGCCCTCAAATTTACCGATCGGGGCAGCGTTACCCTCAGCGTTCGGCTTCACCCCCCAACTCCCAACTCCCAACTCCCAACTCCCCTCATTCATCTCCTCTTCGACGTGACCGATACAGGCGTTGGCATTGCTGCGACCGAACTGTCCACTGTGTTTGATGCCTTTGTGCAATCGGAATCAGGACGCAAATCGCTGTATGGAACAGGCCTAGGGTTGACCATCAGCCGTCGCTTTGTGCAGCTAATGGGCGGCGAGATCCAAGTGACCAGTGAAGTAGGGCGAGGCACTTCATTTCAGTTCAATATTGTGGTGCGCCCAGTGGCCGCGGACACCGTTCAAGTTGGACATACCTCGCGGCGGATCGTTCGATTAGCCAATCCCCAAACGCGCTACCGAATCTTGGTTGCGGATGATACGGACACGAATCGCCAACTGCTGGTGCGGTGGTTGTCACTAGTGGGATTCGAGGTACGAGAAGCGAGTAATGGACAAGAGGCGATCGAACAATGGCAACAATTCGCACCTCACTTAATCTGGATGGATATGCGAATGCCAGTGATGGATGGGTTTGAAGCAGTACGCCAAATTCGTCGCCAAGAGCAAGCATTAGGAATTTGGGAACCAGAGGAATTAGAACACCGAATCGAGCAAGCGGAGGCTGGGTTGCCTCAATATTCGCTCGATCGACCCGTATTACCAACCATTATTATTGCGGTTACAGCCGCGGTATTTGAGGAAGAACAACCCCGAATTTTGGCAGTCGGCTGTGATGATATTGTTGTCAAACCTTGCTCAGAGGCCATTATTTTTGAGAAGATGGCTCAATATTTACACGTAGAGTATTTGTATGACGATAAAGCAGCAATAAACCAGCAAAACGGTTACGGCGGTCAAGGTTACAGCAGTCAACTTGTCACCCTGGCCAAATCCACCGATCCGTTATTGCTTTCTGCCCTTCAGTCAATGCCTACAGACTGGTTAATGCAATTGAACTATGCGGCGCGGCGTGCCAACGAGCGAGAGATTTTACAGCTTTTAGAAGCCATTCCCGGATCTCAGAGCCATCTCAAGGAAGCGATCGTCGAACTGATGCAGAGCTTTCAACTAGACCATCTCATTCAACTGACTCAGCCTCCACGCAGTTCTAAAGCTTATGAATGCTAG
- a CDS encoding sll0787 family AIR synthase-like protein, which translates to MLTELADILRRSLGILHKQDIQMVAQCLNSPIALSPQGPTVSPPPLGDDCATIPDNDGYLLLAAEGMMPFLVESEPWFAGWCAVMVNVSDIYAMGGRPIAVVDTIWSQSTDLSRSLLDGMQAAARAYNVPIVGGHTNGHSPYNALSVAILGRAKQLLTSFNAKPGDSLMAVIDRRGTLHPRYSFWNAAIDAPPERLRGDLEILPQLAETGLCSAGKDISMGGLLGTALMLLETSGCGAVIDLDVIDCPSQCSLETWLLCFPSYGFLLSVRSEQVEAVRSRFHRRDLWCEVIGQVNVSQQLWVQQGTEQVLFWNLANRALTGFTTID; encoded by the coding sequence GTGTTGACGGAACTGGCTGACATACTGAGACGATCGCTAGGAATTTTGCACAAGCAAGATATCCAGATGGTGGCTCAATGCCTAAACTCCCCCATCGCCCTATCGCCCCAAGGCCCCACCGTCTCACCCCCCCCGCTTGGTGACGACTGTGCTACCATTCCCGACAACGACGGCTACCTCCTACTAGCCGCAGAGGGCATGATGCCGTTTCTCGTCGAATCAGAACCATGGTTTGCCGGATGGTGTGCTGTCATGGTCAATGTCAGCGATATTTACGCCATGGGTGGCCGCCCAATCGCCGTAGTTGATACAATTTGGAGCCAATCAACTGACTTGAGCCGATCGCTGTTGGATGGAATGCAAGCAGCAGCCCGCGCCTACAATGTACCAATTGTTGGAGGACATACCAACGGTCACAGCCCTTACAATGCTCTATCGGTGGCAATTTTAGGTCGGGCCAAGCAATTGCTAACCAGCTTCAACGCCAAACCGGGGGATAGTTTGATGGCAGTGATCGATCGACGAGGGACGCTACACCCTCGATATTCCTTTTGGAATGCGGCAATCGATGCGCCTCCAGAACGACTGCGAGGGGATCTAGAGATTTTGCCCCAATTAGCGGAAACGGGGTTATGTAGCGCTGGTAAAGACATCAGTATGGGAGGGCTTCTTGGCACTGCGTTGATGCTACTAGAAACGTCTGGATGCGGTGCCGTGATCGATTTGGATGTCATCGACTGCCCGAGTCAATGTTCACTGGAAACTTGGCTGCTTTGCTTTCCCAGCTATGGTTTTTTGCTAAGTGTTCGTTCTGAGCAAGTCGAAGCGGTTCGATCGCGGTTTCATCGCCGGGATCTGTGGTGTGAGGTGATTGGTCAAGTCAACGTCAGCCAGCAGCTATGGGTACAGCAGGGAACCGAGCAAGTTTTGTTTTGGAACTTGGCCAATCGAGCGCTGACTGGTTTTACGACGATCGACTGA
- a CDS encoding DUF4365 domain-containing protein, translating into MTELPKRSKSQKIGVSAADLLSSVFVEFCNVIPVPQERDFGIDFICEIMRGEHPTGKLFNIQCKGKEEAKVEGDSITIPIKVTTLNYWLLQPNPTFLIVVDGKNGLFYWSFPQDFLGSLNKSWQEQNTVSIPVPVQNCFEQDINDLPTQLVSIVNSHASATPRNGDYLGTLTLGDAIDRATDYGLYVLRTPFHRPFQYMGMSIADAASTVGGQPNQVGNIIVESDQAHMLLEAEGNFVNYVDIELKKTAPWSQSRPFDSAAILGVLSINPAELELAHKQTHFHTYYDHKRRLKIGVSRQYEGAPLSVGFSSKYYRA; encoded by the coding sequence ATGACCGAGTTACCCAAACGTTCTAAATCGCAAAAGATTGGGGTGAGTGCTGCTGATCTCCTCAGTTCTGTTTTTGTCGAGTTTTGCAACGTTATTCCTGTCCCTCAAGAGAGAGACTTCGGGATCGACTTCATCTGTGAAATCATGCGGGGAGAACACCCAACTGGAAAATTGTTTAATATTCAATGTAAAGGGAAAGAAGAAGCCAAAGTAGAAGGTGATTCAATCACAATTCCCATCAAAGTCACGACTCTCAATTACTGGCTCCTTCAACCAAATCCAACATTCCTAATTGTTGTTGATGGCAAAAACGGTTTATTTTACTGGTCTTTTCCTCAAGACTTTCTCGGTTCACTCAATAAAAGTTGGCAAGAGCAGAACACAGTATCAATTCCAGTTCCTGTTCAGAATTGCTTCGAGCAAGATATAAATGATTTGCCCACTCAATTAGTCTCGATAGTTAATTCACATGCATCAGCTACTCCTCGGAATGGCGATTATCTCGGAACGTTAACACTTGGAGATGCCATAGATAGGGCTACTGACTACGGATTATACGTTCTGAGAACACCCTTTCATCGTCCTTTTCAGTATATGGGAATGTCTATTGCAGATGCGGCAAGCACCGTTGGTGGTCAACCCAATCAAGTTGGCAATATCATCGTTGAGTCTGATCAAGCCCATATGCTGTTAGAGGCAGAAGGAAATTTTGTGAATTATGTAGATATTGAACTAAAAAAGACTGCACCTTGGAGTCAGAGCCGCCCGTTTGATTCTGCGGCAATTTTAGGAGTACTTAGTATTAACCCAGCCGAGTTGGAACTAGCCCATAAGCAGACACACTTTCACACCTACTATGACCATAAGAGAAGATTAAAGATTGGTGTATCTCGCCAGTATGAGGGGGCACCGCTATCTGTAGGGTTTAGCAGCAAGTATTACAGGGCTTGA
- a CDS encoding tyrosine-type recombinase/integrase — MRYDSSETLFLSNRAKLCWLDSQVQSLPYLHESGVQKTLKQAVRVAGIAKRVGCHTFRHSFATHLLEDGYDIRTVQELLGHKDVKTTMIYTHVLNRGGRGVCSPLDA, encoded by the coding sequence TTGCGATACGATTCGTCTGAAACATTATTCCTATCGAACCGAGCAAAGTTATGTTGGCTGGATTCGCAGGTACAGTCTCTTCCATATCTGCATGAAAGTGGGGTACAGAAAACGCTAAAGCAAGCGGTTCGTGTAGCGGGCATTGCGAAGCGAGTTGGGTGCCATACCTTTCGCCATAGTTTTGCCACCCACTTGCTGGAAGATGGCTACGACATCCGCACGGTACAAGAGTTGCTGGGGCACAAAGATGTGAAGACCACGATGATTTATACCCACGTGTTGAATCGAGGTGGCAGGGGTGTTTGCAGTCCCCTGGATGCGTGA
- a CDS encoding phage integrase N-terminal SAM-like domain-containing protein, translated as MVIITLIEVFIWILFCIIRPLKGICRSLQQIFMVSRQARDVAFSTQVLLSSTRLAMASRPRKLLDQVCDTIRLKHYSYRTEQSYVGWIRRYSLFHICMKVGYRKR; from the coding sequence ATGGTGATAATTACCCTGATAGAGGTGTTTATCTGGATCTTGTTCTGCATAATACGCCCATTGAAGGGGATATGCCGATCGCTTCAGCAAATCTTCATGGTCAGTAGGCAGGCAAGAGATGTAGCATTTAGCACACAAGTGCTACTGTCATCTACCCGCCTCGCGATGGCATCCCGACCCAGAAAGCTGCTTGACCAAGTTTGCGATACGATTCGTCTGAAACATTATTCCTATCGAACCGAGCAAAGTTATGTTGGCTGGATTCGCAGGTACAGTCTCTTCCATATCTGCATGAAAGTGGGGTACAGAAAACGCTAA
- a CDS encoding hybrid sensor histidine kinase/response regulator encodes MNASATSDPAKDSPGDILIIDDTPDNLRFLSDLLTRAGYSVRKVITGELGIEAARLEPPDLILLDIMMPGTNGYKVCERLKMSDRTQHIPIVFLSALDEELDKVQAFQIGGIDYITKPFQVVEVLARIETHLKLSRLQHELQHRNRQLQHEIEYRTAAESALQILNQGLEARIQERTAELQQQNKQLLDFQLELQKALTQEQRLSELKSQLITTIAQDFRTPITMIQTAIGLLKPERLSASSDRRYVEMIADSAQQLHKLLRDTLLLSDVDANTLAFNPTCLDLNHLCQIFIQHYPLPAVPAYHISFVMWGKANGEVFIDKALFEQMLTHLVSNAVRYSPQGGTILFELVHAPTNVLIRIRDEGIGIPAEDLDRIFDRFYRASNADALPVSPGNGLGLAIVKQVVELHGGTIAVSSEVGKGSTFTVQIPYQA; translated from the coding sequence ATGAATGCTAGTGCTACATCAGATCCCGCTAAAGATTCACCCGGTGACATTCTCATCATTGATGACACTCCTGATAATTTGCGCTTCTTGTCGGATCTATTGACTAGAGCCGGATACTCTGTGCGTAAAGTGATTACAGGCGAATTGGGAATAGAGGCGGCTCGTTTAGAACCACCAGACCTGATTTTACTTGACATCATGATGCCAGGAACCAATGGTTATAAAGTTTGCGAACGCCTAAAAATGAGCGATCGTACTCAGCACATTCCCATTGTTTTTCTAAGTGCATTAGATGAAGAACTGGATAAAGTGCAAGCCTTTCAAATTGGCGGCATTGATTACATCACCAAACCCTTTCAGGTGGTTGAAGTTTTGGCACGGATTGAAACTCATCTTAAGCTTAGTCGATTGCAACACGAATTGCAACACCGAAATCGGCAGTTGCAACACGAAATTGAATACCGCACGGCGGCTGAATCTGCTTTGCAAATTCTGAATCAAGGACTAGAAGCAAGAATTCAGGAGCGTACCGCTGAGCTTCAACAGCAAAATAAACAGTTACTCGATTTTCAATTAGAGTTACAGAAGGCACTGACTCAAGAACAACGCCTCAGCGAACTTAAATCGCAATTAATCACAACGATCGCTCAGGATTTTCGGACTCCTATCACAATGATTCAAACAGCGATTGGATTATTAAAACCCGAGCGCTTATCAGCTAGTAGCGATCGGCGCTATGTGGAGATGATTGCAGACAGTGCTCAACAACTGCACAAATTGCTGCGGGACACTCTTTTACTGTCCGATGTAGACGCGAATACCCTTGCGTTTAACCCCACCTGCCTCGATCTAAATCACCTCTGCCAAATCTTTATTCAGCACTACCCTTTGCCTGCTGTTCCTGCTTATCATATTTCCTTTGTGATGTGGGGCAAAGCCAATGGTGAAGTGTTCATAGACAAAGCTTTATTCGAGCAAATGCTGACGCATTTAGTTTCTAATGCTGTGCGTTATTCTCCTCAAGGAGGCACGATTTTATTTGAACTTGTTCATGCTCCAACGAATGTCTTAATACGGATACGCGATGAAGGCATTGGCATTCCTGCCGAGGATCTCGATCGCATTTTCGATCGATTTTATCGAGCCAGTAATGCCGATGCATTACCCGTTTCGCCGGGGAATGGACTAGGATTAGCAATCGTCAAACAAGTTGTTGAGTTGCATGGCGGTACGATTGCGGTCAGCAGTGAAGTGGGTAAGGGCAGTACGTTTACGGTGCAGATTCCCTACCAAGCGTGA
- a CDS encoding IS110 family RNA-guided transposase, with translation MKILAIDVGKYNSVACLFDTTTNRSEFETIATQRWAFEQLLNQTKPDQMVIETSSITGWVHDYCRSLGYQVLVANPNPEAWQWKNVKRKTDKDDALKLAKLTALEQISVVHIPVAERRQHRLGVKYRKTLVNRINRIQNHIRALFDHQGISIPSGHQAWTAAGIETLSQYRKPLAECQLEEFWRGELDLELQSLESLWQQLQQVDEQLEKVAQQDEQVQLLQTIPGVGRRTAEVIVAALDNPHRFKNARQVSADAGLVPDQRQSGQTNRLGRITGRGSRILRSALVEVAWVMLRYNPWAESVYQRICGGQKTRKKIAIIAVARKLLVRCWAMLRHKQPWQDSTTSFSASISSS, from the coding sequence ATGAAGATTCTGGCAATTGACGTGGGTAAATACAATTCCGTTGCCTGCCTATTCGATACCACCACTAACCGGAGTGAGTTCGAGACGATCGCCACCCAACGGTGGGCATTCGAGCAGCTTCTGAATCAAACCAAGCCTGACCAAATGGTAATCGAGACCAGTTCAATTACAGGCTGGGTACATGACTATTGCCGAAGCTTGGGGTATCAGGTTTTAGTTGCCAATCCCAATCCCGAAGCGTGGCAATGGAAAAACGTCAAACGCAAAACCGATAAAGATGATGCCCTCAAACTGGCGAAACTGACCGCCCTTGAGCAAATATCAGTCGTTCACATTCCGGTAGCAGAACGTCGTCAGCATCGCTTAGGCGTAAAGTACCGTAAGACTCTAGTCAATCGCATCAATCGCATTCAGAACCATATTCGCGCTTTATTTGACCATCAGGGCATCAGCATTCCCAGTGGACATCAAGCCTGGACTGCCGCAGGCATTGAAACCTTGAGCCAATACCGTAAACCTCTGGCAGAGTGTCAACTAGAGGAATTCTGGCGAGGTGAACTTGATCTGGAGTTACAGAGCCTGGAGTCCCTCTGGCAACAATTGCAACAAGTAGATGAGCAGCTTGAAAAAGTGGCTCAGCAAGATGAACAGGTTCAACTGCTGCAAACTATTCCAGGGGTAGGACGTAGAACCGCTGAGGTGATTGTTGCAGCATTAGATAATCCCCACCGCTTCAAAAATGCCCGTCAGGTATCTGCCGATGCAGGACTGGTTCCAGACCAAAGGCAATCAGGACAAACCAATCGACTGGGCAGAATTACCGGTCGAGGTTCTCGCATTCTCCGCAGTGCATTAGTTGAGGTGGCATGGGTGATGTTACGTTACAACCCGTGGGCAGAGAGTGTTTATCAACGAATTTGTGGGGGACAGAAAACGCGCAAGAAAATTGCCATTATTGCAGTGGCACGTAAACTGTTAGTGCGGTGCTGGGCGATGTTGAGGCACAAACAGCCCTGGCAGGATAGCACTACTTCATTCAGTGCCTCGATATCATCTAGCTGA